One window of the Clostridium sp. MB40-C1 genome contains the following:
- a CDS encoding M20 family metallopeptidase, protein MDFLNMAKGIQNELISIRRDFHMHPELDFDLNRTVEKVKEFLDKEGIEYFETSKKGICGIIRGNDSKTIGIRADMDALPMDEKRECDYSSKVSGRMHACGHDVHTTVLLGTAKILNSMKDKLKGNVKLFFEPAEETTGGAIHMIEEDVLNNPKVDAVIGLHVEPNIKCGKIGIKRGVVNAASNPFNIKIKGRGGHGAYPHSTIDPIVISANVITAIQSIVSREIPPTDPAVITIGSIHGGTTQNIIPDEVEISGIMRTMTLEHREYVKKRIVELTKGICESMRGSCEINIQESYPCLYNNDDVVDILKKSGDEILGEENIVILEKPTMGVESFAYFSLERPSAFYYLGTGNKEKDTEYPLHSSYFDVDEDSIINGVMVNCKTVINFLNN, encoded by the coding sequence CAATAAGAAGAGATTTTCATATGCATCCTGAATTAGACTTTGATTTAAATAGAACTGTAGAAAAAGTAAAAGAATTTTTAGATAAAGAAGGAATAGAGTATTTTGAAACATCTAAAAAAGGTATCTGTGGAATAATAAGAGGAAATGACTCAAAAACAATAGGAATAAGAGCAGATATGGATGCTCTTCCTATGGATGAAAAAAGAGAATGTGATTATTCATCTAAGGTTAGCGGAAGAATGCATGCTTGCGGCCATGATGTACATACTACAGTATTACTTGGAACAGCAAAAATATTAAATAGTATGAAGGATAAGTTAAAAGGTAATGTAAAATTATTTTTTGAACCAGCGGAAGAAACGACAGGTGGAGCTATTCACATGATAGAAGAAGATGTTTTAAATAATCCTAAAGTGGATGCAGTTATAGGTCTTCATGTGGAGCCTAATATAAAATGCGGTAAAATAGGTATTAAAAGAGGAGTAGTTAATGCGGCATCAAATCCATTTAATATTAAAATAAAAGGAAGGGGAGGACATGGGGCTTATCCTCATAGTACTATAGATCCAATAGTTATAAGTGCCAATGTTATTACAGCTATTCAATCTATAGTTAGCAGAGAAATACCTCCAACTGATCCTGCAGTTATAACTATAGGTTCTATTCATGGAGGAACTACCCAAAATATAATACCAGATGAAGTTGAGATTTCTGGAATTATGAGAACTATGACTTTAGAGCATAGGGAATATGTAAAAAAGAGAATTGTAGAACTAACTAAGGGGATTTGTGAATCCATGAGAGGTAGCTGTGAAATAAATATACAAGAAAGTTATCCTTGTCTTTATAATAATGACGATGTAGTAGATATATTAAAAAAATCTGGGGATGAAATTTTAGGAGAAGAAAATATAGTAATACTTGAGAAACCAACTATGGGAGTTGAGAGTTTTGCTTATTTTTCACTAGAAAGACCTTCAGCTTTTTACTATTTAGGTACAGGAAATAAAGAGAAAGACACAGAATACCCTTTGCATAGTAGCTATTTTGATGTAGACGAAGATAGTATAATTAATGGAGTTATGGTTAATTGCAAGACAGTAATAAACTTTCTTAACAATTAA